TCAGATGAAATTAAGAGAGTGtgcaaagaaaagaatttaagttGACCAGAATAGCGTCAGAGATAAGAGAACAAAAAAGCAACATGAAACACTCAAATCAACCAAGAATCCAAAGAGAAAGGGCAGaaatcatcagaacacagtaacAGTGGTATATAATGTGCACAAAGGATCTGCATGGGAATTCTAGCCCAATTTACTTCAGCAGAGTGAGTTCTTAGAGTCAGAGAATCACAGGAAAATAAGATTTAAAGTTTTGCCTGGAGACTTTTTATGTCACATCTTATTAATTAAGTATAGTTTATCCACAAGTGAACTAACAATCATATAATTTTTGTACACTATGGTCTTTCTGAGAATGCCATGATAAACTATATTTAAAAGGTTATTTCACCATTTATCACGGCACAGTCATCCCTGAAAATAATTTGTCCTCAAGCTACACGTGAAAACAGACAAAGACATAGTCTCAAACATTAGCATACTAGGACAATAGCTGATAAGAAATCAATTTGATGGAAATTGATATAACAATGAAGTAACTAATAAAATGCAATGATAACATAGGTAGTTTTTGTTATTGATATTTTTCATTGATTAATTTTTAGTATAATAATTGTAAAAAGAATGTACTGGGAGACATTATTAAGGAAAGTTTTACCCACttttttttcactctttttcttttgattcaaCAAGGCTAATTCACTTTTTTACTCAAGGTTTTACTAGTATAAAAATCAAATCAGAGAAGACTTTATGATGGAGACTCTGGGGGTATAAAGCTAGcaataatattttgtttattaatgaTAACTTGGACTATTAGCTTAGAGAAACACAACATATCTTTAAGTAAATTGCATTAATTTGAAACTGTTATTCCTCACACAGCTATGGCTTAGCCCCAAAACACCATTTTCCAAGACAGTTTGAAGATGTGTATCGTAGTTTACGATGGTTCTTACAAAAGGACATCCTTGAAAAATATGGTGTAGATCCTAGGAGAGtcggtgtgtctggagacagtgcTGGTGGAAACTTAGCCGCAGCTGTGACCCAACAGGTAGGCTTCTAGGGtctgtttgatattttaaaatgccctatatataaacatatttcctCAGACATTCTAAAGGTCAGTGAGTACTGAGTCCTGTATGGTCATGGAAGGAACAGTGTGACATGGTTTCCCATACCTGGAGCAAAGGCATCAGGACAaggcctccatgagtgttgacAGCTGTTTGGCATGATGTTtgtttgtataaataaatacatattttttacttcatgttcctcctttaGGAAACATTCTCCCTGCCAAAGTTATCAGGGAATGTCTTCTTtgataacattttcattttcagagaaTACATGCTACAATTTCTAACATctttaaatacacatttatttttcttgttgcacTATCAGTTAGTGATTCTTTTAGATATTCACACTTCTATAAGTTTTAAACCAATCTGATTCATAATTATTGAATATCTGTATAAAATATCATACAATATGCTGTAGACCATCATTGActaaatagatggagaaaatttCTAGATCTACAACATTTTCAAGACAAAGAAGTCCCACACAGTTAACTCTAGAATTCAGTGTCTTGTCTTCCATAACACATTTACTACTAAAAGGAGCACTTTTGTCTGACGTAAGTATTGGAACCTTCTCAGGGTTACAGCTCTGAGGTTAAAGTGCAGAACCTCCCCTTATTCATTCTCCTGAATGGGCCACGCATAAACCACCCTACACTTTATATGTTGAAAAGATAAACTCTCAGTGTTAAAGTAAAACAATGCTCATTAAGAGTTAAagctctgcttcttttcttccttggtaTTTGACTGAAATTAATGCTTATTAGTACGTATAGACAATATAAAGAACTGGGAAAAATTATGAGACATTTCTGTTGGATCTGATTATCTGAATTTAGCTTATTTCTTCATATTGCTTTTTTAGCTGAAAGTATACCTACTATTAAAGTAGTCATTCAAATGCAATTTTAAATCCTTTTCAGCTTATACAGGATCCAGATGTCAAGATCAAACTCAAGGTCCAAGCCTTAATATATCCTGCCCTTCAGGCTCTTGATACAAATGTACCATCATATCAAGAAGGTTCCCATTTTCCAGTTTTAACCAGGTCATTAATGGTCAGGTTCTGGAGCGAATACTTTACTACAGACCGAGGCCTGGAAAAAGCCATGAATCTCAACCAACATGTACCCATGGAATCTAGCCACTTGTTACAGTTTGTGAATTGGAGTTCCTTGCTCCCTGAGAGATACAAGAAAAGTCCTGTTTACAAAAATCCCACTCCTGGTAGTTCTGAACTGGCTCAAAAGTATCCAGGGTTCATAGATGTGAAGGCATGCCCTCTGTTGGCCAATGACAATATATTGCATCATTTACCTAAGACCTATATCATCACTTGCCAGTATGATGTCCTAAGAGATGATGGACTCATGTATGTCAAGCGGCTTCAGAATGTTGGAGTTCATGTGACTCATCACCATGTGGAAGATGGATTCCATGGAGCGTTTGCCTTTCCTGGTTTAAAACTTTCAGAGAGGATGCAAAATCAGTACTTGAGTTGGCTTATCAAAAATCTGTAACAAAACCTGCAAAATGATTTATTAAGGTATATAagcaacaaaataagaaataaactaGTAAAcatggctttgaggtttcatatacTGTTCAAAACCGTTGTTGTTTCTAACAAGCTGATAGCTTccatgttttgttatttttatcattagcaaatgtttttttttttttttcattcctcatCCTGTATTTACCTATGGACACATACCTCCAAGCCAGAGTTTTATCTGGTTACTGACAATCCAAATTCATGTCCGCATGCTTATGAAACTTGTATTTAACCAACTGTCAAGAGGCACAAATTCCATAACAATTATATAGTGCACTTTTACTACTCATTATTATGTTACACATAAGAAAATTTAGGCTTAAAGGAATGAAGTAATAAGATATGTTCTAAATCTAGATACTGTTGGAATAAACAGTCACTGAGGGTTTCTACCAAACTTAGATCATGTAGTTTTCAAATAAAAggcacaaaacctttatatttatattagtttTAAATCATTAgaactgggcagatatcaaccctatATGTTATTTTGTTAACTTCCCTGTCAATAATCCTGAGATATATCTTGCCATGTTCTATCTGGGCTGCTCCTACTCCAACTGGCCATCCCTCATTGGCTATGCTCACCTAATCCACCTATCCCATggcatcttcttccttcttctctcctccctgtggTCTTTGCCTCAGACCACAAGCCAGGGAAATGaagctctgcctacctctcttTTGCCCAGTTAAAAGATGTAGCCACCTTTATTcaacaaatagttttaaattaaagaacaaGATTTGCACAATAAAAGCTGGGCTATATGAGAATTCACTAGTCTTGTGGCAACTAGACTTTAGGATACAGAATTTAgtattacaatacatagcaacagaccaaacctcaacaaaatAACAACTGTAAGAATGATACTGACGTACATGGTATGTCAACATCAATGGCTTTACATTTGAGAAACTCAATTCCATTTTATACTTCattgttaaaattaaatttggtCCTATGATCCCTTTGCTGTTGATATATACTTTAAGAactatttagaaagaaaacacatgtataGCATACTTTACAGTTTTTGGAGTATCATACTATGTAGAGTTTACTTTAAGTTACTTTAATTTAGATAACATTTTTACCCATTCACTAACACTGAAGAGAATGTCATCTTCTTTGTTCAAAATCCATGTGCTCACAGCAAATGAATTTAGGCTGTTCTATTTTCATACTTCCTAAAGAATAAGGTTTTGCATGCAACTTTCCTTTTTCAGAACCTTGGAAGTAGATCTAGAAAGTAACGAAGTGTTACTTTCTGAACTATCTAGTTTCTATTTCCACTGACTCAGTGAAAATGTTCTGCATTATTTGACTAAAGTTTAAGACATTGTACTAATCTGTTATACTTCTGGCTTTCTTCCATACTGGTTGTGTGAGCTTATATCCACATTTACTTTTCACACCAGTATAATGTATGTAATGATGCCTCAGTAATGCTCTTAAATAGCAAAACAGTTAAGGAAAGTTTTAAATAAGACATCATTGCATAACATATTAAGAACTGTAAAAGTATATTTTACAGGTAAGGAGGTCCCCAGACCTTATGACCCCCATCCACATTTCTCAGCTCCCTTAACTCTGAGGTTGACAGGCCTCAAGTCTACAGACCTCTAACTCCTGAGCAACACTTTTACTCAACCAGATCACTTTAGACATGCAGTTTCAGCACTAAAACAAGAAGATTCAAGGTACCATATATCTTCCAAAAATTACTAATTTCACACTAAGGGACCTGATGGGTAGGACCTGGAAAAATAATCAGACAATTGGAAAAAATAATTGTAACCACATTCAAACAGCTCAAGTAAGGTTTGAATATGCCTATAGccttaaatttttcaaaacctactttatttagcgTTCTTCAAAACTTCAACCTCCTTTCTAGCCCAATGACCAGAGGTAGGGGCAAAAGAAGAGTAATAGGAAAAGGGTCTTGTGAATCTGTATAGAAGTAAGTTCCTTGGGGCTATTCCACCCTTAGTTGTCAGGATACCAGTAATCGACTTCAATAGCTAACACCAAGTACTACTCATTAGTAGCACAATCCAgtcagcagaagcagccagaataccaccagaaattctttgttaagtttctctctatgaagtgaagaccagtgaagaccagaAAAGTGTTGCATGGCATAGCAATTCAAGATTCCCCTTTTACGGTTTGTGgggttttatttatattctttccaaacatcatgcaattttcctctgaaatttctGGTTTTAGCAAAAATCACATgccctctcatgagacagcttccagaaaaacatcaaatGATACAACTGAGTtggtaaaaaaaccaaaaaacaaaaagcaaaaaaacaaaacaaaacaaaacaaaaaaaaccaagaaatttccacttcatattcttcttccagtttttctttttaaatgtctttttctctAACATTAACAATCTACACACAATAGAAATAATTATGAGAACCATAAAACTAAAATTTGATATGTTTTAAATAAGCTGATTATGTACAACATATCAAATAATAGTCAAATAAatcaaccttaaatttctataaCTAAATAATAGTCAAGCaaaataaccttaaatttctatttatatatgtatgtatgtgtgtatgtatgtatgtatatgtgtatgtgtttatttatttatgttattattatacCCAGTGTTCTTCTTTTCCCCATTATTACATAGAGGAGAGAGACCCcggattttattttgttccctttctgaCCACAACCAATAACAACCAACCAATCTATATGATAAAAGCCATAGCACATCAACAAGCAAAAACAtccatcccccccaaaaaaaattaaaaaaaaaaaaaccatccatCCCACCTTTTGGCAATAAGGGAGTCATTCTACCTGTCTGGAAGAAATGATATCTTTTGGGTAGCCTATGAAAAGTGGGATATTGGCCAAATCCCAAGAAAGCTagctatatttttttctgtccagTTTTTGTGCTCTGTGTGATCAATCATTTGGGCTGTCCTTTTGAAATTGATTTGCATGCATATTTTGGAGATATTAGTAACTGAGATATGAATCactttgtctattttcttttgaAGACTTCCATGTCTTAGATGAAATGTTTTCCCTTGTCAGATCTAATCTTTATAACTTTTGTGGGGAATCATAGTTTTTCTTTCCCTATCTTAAAATTATTGTAGGTTTCCATTCTAATTTAGCCAACTTTCTGATTAAAGGAGTGTAGTAaaaattttgacttttaaaaaatgcctaGTTATggtatgtgaatatgtttttgttttaatcccaggtgtgggataagcAACTGCTTcacagcaggggctggggagtggaTCCAGATATGAAGGGGGCACTCTGAGAAGGCTGTTGCTCCCACTAATGCTGTGTTTTGTCAAGTGGTTGTGAACAAAGAGACAAGGAGAAGAAGCTGTCACTATCCTCATTGGAAGACTGGACTTGACTCAAGGAACCTGACAACCCTAATCAGCAAGAAGTAGTCTAAAGAAGTTTATGTCCCTTTATCCCTCTAACCTTTTTcatctcctatctagtgttaaggGTTTGAAGGGGATTAGGGTGGGATAAGGGTTAGAATGGAGGTACAGATATAAGAGCCCAATAAAGTCTCTAAAAAAATATGCCGTCAGAGGAGACCTCAGGGGCACAGAAGCCTGGTAGAACATTGTTACCATCATAGTAAGGGTAACTTGGCAA
This region of Mus caroli chromosome 3, CAROLI_EIJ_v1.1, whole genome shotgun sequence genomic DNA includes:
- the Aadac gene encoding arylacetamide deacetylase isoform X2 is translated as MGRTIFLLISVVLVAYYVYIPLPDAIEEPWNVVWKTAFVKIGTDLASFGEFLGISHFMETLQLLMRFQEVPPTSDENVTVMETAFDSVPVRIYIPKRKSMTLRRGLVYIHGGGWCLGSAAEFTYDTLSRWTAHKLDAIVVSTDYGLAPKHHFPRQFEDVYRSLRWFLQKDILEKYGVDPRRVGVSGDSAGGNLAAAVTQQLIQDPDVKIKLKVQALIYPALQALDTNVPSYQEGSHFPVLTRSLMVRFWSEYFTTDRGLEKAMNLNQHVPMESSHLLQFVNWSSLLPERYKKSPVYKNPTPGSSELAQKYPGFIDVKACPLLANDNILHHLPKTYIITCQYDVLRDDGLMYVKRLQNVGVHVTHHHVEDGFHGAFAFPGLKLSERMQNQYLSWLIKNL
- the Aadac gene encoding arylacetamide deacetylase isoform X1, which produces MGRTIFLLISVVLVAYYVYIPLPDAIEEPWNVVWKTAFVKIGTDLASFGEFLGISHFMETLQLLMRFQEVPPTSDENVTVMETAFDSVPVRIYIPKRKSMTLRRGLVYIHGGGWCLGSADFHSVFLISAEFTYDTLSRWTAHKLDAIVVSTDYGLAPKHHFPRQFEDVYRSLRWFLQKDILEKYGVDPRRVGVSGDSAGGNLAAAVTQQLIQDPDVKIKLKVQALIYPALQALDTNVPSYQEGSHFPVLTRSLMVRFWSEYFTTDRGLEKAMNLNQHVPMESSHLLQFVNWSSLLPERYKKSPVYKNPTPGSSELAQKYPGFIDVKACPLLANDNILHHLPKTYIITCQYDVLRDDGLMYVKRLQNVGVHVTHHHVEDGFHGAFAFPGLKLSERMQNQYLSWLIKNL